A genomic region of Colletotrichum destructivum chromosome 1, complete sequence contains the following coding sequences:
- a CDS encoding Putative FAD-binding domain, PCMH-type, FAD-binding, type PCMH, subdomain 1: MVLGRYLGAVASLGLSVQVLAYGLNTTSTGFKGCDALLNAGLGDVLVFPTDLAYTESTSTYYSSENRRLRPYCIVQPRSSVQVSDAVKALSGLSGAGNWDVAVRSGGHSDYDNNAVNRGVTIDLTFFNSTDLVKSNCLNGSATWVGKSTLTKNVAQIRPGARWGDVMTTLEPYNLGVTGGRSGHVGVGGLLVSGGASYHTQLYGLSCDNVVGYEVVLADGSIVEANIKENPDLFKALKGGGSNLGIVTRFDLRTFTVPPEGAYGGLVFASWRDLDVMIGQFVSYASSIGTGSPDHEFLVYRSDYGNLAVMAMSVSTDGNETSSTFAAFDTIALTIDRRVKQPLSKIAATIADTGGSHYIPFTLSLQATKEVMNKAADIFVALTREFDDSGIPVSVNFVFQPLPKSPAAVTPGGNILGFDKNLPADSILFEARGTLAAVDAGYGGIVQSKMGQAIEELRAYSASLEGHSTYIYMNYANPEQDVLGSYGAENVEFLKKTAAKYDPTGFFQDRVPGGWKVSRV; encoded by the exons ATGGTTCTCGGGCGATACCTTGGCGCAGTTGCGTCTCTGGGGCTTTCTGTCCAGGTGTTGGCTTATGGTCTGAATACTACCTCTACAGGTTTCAAAGGC TGCGACGCCCTTCTCAATGCCGGACTCGGAGATGTTTTGGTCTTCCCCACGGACCTCGCCTACACTGAGAGCACCTCGACGTACTACTCTTCTGAGAACCGCCGCCTGCGTCCCTACTGCATCGTCCAGCCCCGTTCTTCGGTCCAAGTGTCCGATGCCGTAAAGGCCCTCAGTGGGCTGAGTGGTGCTGGCAACTGGGATGTCGCGGTCCGTTCCGGGGGCCATAGCGACTACGACAACAACGCCGTGAATAGGGGCGTCACGATCGATCTGACCTTCTTCAACTCCACCGATCTCGTCAAGAGCAACTGCTTGAACGGAAGCGCTACTTGGGTCGGCAAAAGCACATTGACCAAG AATGTTGCGCAGATCCGGCCCGGCGCCCGCTGGGGTGATGTTATGACTACGCTCGAACCATACAACTTGGGAGTTACCGGAGGTCGCTCTGGCCATGTTGGCGTCGGTGGCTTGCTCGTCTCTGGCGGGGCCTCGTACCACACTCAGCTATATGGGCTTTCGTGcgacaacgtcgtcggctaCGAGGTTGTGCTTGCCGACGGctccatcgtcgaggccaacATTAAGGAGAACCCGGACCTGTTCAAAGCCCTCAAGGGTGGCGGTAGCAACTTGGGCATCGTCACTCGCTTCGACCTGCGCACCTTCACCGTGCCCCCCGAGGGTGCCTACGGCGGTCTTGTTTTTGCTTCATGGAGGGACTTGGACGTGATGATCGGCCAGTTCGTCAGCTACGCCAGTTCCATCGGCACTGGTAGCCCCGATCACGAGTTCCTCGTCTACCGTTCCGACTACGGCAACCTCGCCGTCATGGCCATGTCTGTCAGCACCGATGGCAATGAGACTTCGTCAACGTTCGCCGCTTTCGACACCATCGCCCTGACAATAGATAGGAGGGTGAAGCAACCGCTGAGCAAGatcgccgccaccatcgccgacaccGGCGGCTCCCACTACATCCCCTTTACTCTTTCCCTCCAAGCCACCAAAGAGGTCATgaacaaggccgccgacatcTTTGTGGCCCTGACACGGGAGTTCGATGATTCCGGTATTCCCGTCTCCGTCAACTTCGTGTTCCAACCTCTCCCCAAGAGTCCTGCCGCGGTCACCCCCGGCGGCAACATTCTCGGCTTCGACAAGAACCTGCCTGCTGATTCGATCCTGTTTGAAGCCAGAGGCACCCTAGCTGCTGTTGACGCCGGATACGGCGGCATTGTTCAGAGCAAGATGGGCCAGGCGATCGAGGAGCTGAGGGCGTACTCTGCTTCCCTGGAGGGCCACTCGACCTACATCTACATGAACTACGCCAACCCCGAGCAAGATGTCTTAGGATCGTACGGTGCTGAGAACGTCGAGTTCCTTAAGAAGACTGCGGCCAAGTATGATCCGACAGGGTTCTTCCAGGATCGTGTGCCTGGTGGATGGAAAGTGAGCCGAGTTTGA
- a CDS encoding uncharacterized protein (Putative zn(2)Cys(6) fungal-type DNA-binding domain, transcription factor domain, fungi), whose amino-acid sequence MDPNGAMAPAATLARFACDYCRQKKFRCSRELPKCGACKPWPGKCDYSRDKPKSTSAPAQTGIGPKSTSSTTSSPIEQRLQNIEVALQKLTETVEKALGVAIPRQTPESTEHACGRAQTSDRYAEKEEQAPGLFIGPSNSFSFLKEASDSVRAATRSSTPLSHPNAQSELQFLSTSLTTATTNTENVGDMTRFYIPSKAAGYRIIGDFLEHAATGEPLFRTPSDNLLKEIIFNPDQVTHKAWVIYVNYIMLAQVSTEKADPGNQAEKFRRNVRIALNDSSIFLEPREINVQALTLLAFHGEDYASPNLSWMLVGHACRQAEALGLHASTHPDPESRQRSLFIFWLLFIVDKSCSLAFGRSQFLPVSLYQDVPLPDFSHMLKFQPHTDAHFTDSQTVSKPSDFGAHFFTKGVELAKITGLIIDLLSPGPSAVSRQEIRTQLEQWYEATMKILNETVETERHFLEASQRKEMYLGLNSLRFQYLHIVVILLKGDKSSGHLRLEAAREALFLLPSVVSNWSSVYNGVIWHLLYYPFISFFVVFENLVHNHHRQSSIAIDQDLKLLSTTVSYFESMRAQMRLLATLCSRLERVAAVFLQLAKNQIFQQTPCSKNDGIGNPSTVEHPFCSTSTVFTRLGDGNGVTDTHMGKEDPINKNQSEAGPVFWDDAEFENFLSWLPADTFATGPFTGRGHSDAAPLDATASAAEVPSLEGSRGRKRTFDATFDWFSWDAFYSDTDPGQIVP is encoded by the exons ATGGACCCCAATGGCGCAATGGCGCCAGCAGCTACCCTAGCTCGCTTCGCA TGTGATTATTGCAGACAAAAGAAGTTCCG CTGCTCGAGAGAGCTTCCCAAGTGCGGTGCTTGCAAACCATGGCCTGGCAAATGCGATTACTCTCGTGATAAGCCAAAATCCACATCTGCCCCAGCCCAGACTGGTATTGG GCCAAAGTCTAcaagctcgacgacctcttcTCCCATCGAACAGCGGCTGCAAAACATCGAGGTCGCCCTTCAGAAACTGACCGAAACTGTAGAGAAGGCTCTAGGTGTCGCAATCCCGAGGCAAACACCTGAAAGCACCGAGCATGCCTGCGGTAGAGCTCAAACCAGTGATCGTTACgcagagaaggaggagcaggcgCCTGGGTTGTTCATCGGACCCTCTAATTCGTTCTCGTTCCTAAAAGAAGCTTCGGACAGCGTTAGGGCGGCCACAAGATCCTCCacgcctctctctcacccaaACGCCCAGTCTGAGCTGCAGTTTCTGTCGACTTCATTGACTACAGCAACCACCAACACGGAGAATGTTGGTGATATGACACGGTTTTACATCCCCTCCAAAGCAGCAGGCTATCGTATCATCGGGG ACTTCCTTGAGCATGCGGCGACCGGTGAGCCATTATTCAGGACTCCGTCGGATAATCTTTTAAAGGAAATCATCTTCAACCCGGATCAGGTCACCCACAAAGCCTGGGTCATCTACGTGAACTACATCATGCTCGCACAAGTTTCTACCGAGAAGGCCGATCCTGGCAACCAGGCAGAGAAATTTCGGCGTAACGTGCGAATCGCACTGAACGACAGTAGTATCTTCCTCGAGCCAAGGGAAATCAATGTGCAGGCTCTCACTCTACTCGCCTTTCACGGCGAAGACTACGCCTCTCCAAACCTCTCTTGGATGTTGGTTGGACACGCCTGCCGGCAAGCCGAGGCACTTGGCTTACACGCATCGACGCATCCTGACCCTGAGTCTCGTCAACGAAGTCTGTTCATCTTTTGGCTCTTGTTCATAGTGGATAAGTCGTGCTCGCTCGCGTTCGGGCGGTCCCAATTTCTCCCAGTGAGCCTTTACCAAGACGTTCCACTGCCGGACTTCAGCCATATGCTCAAGTTCCAGCCACACACGGACGCCCATTTCACAGACTCGCAAACAGTATCCAAACCATCTGATTTTGGGGCCCATTTCTTCACGAAAGGCGTAGAGCTGGCCAAGATTACGGGTCTGATCATCGACTTGCTGTCTCCTGGCCCATCTGCTGTCTCAAGACAGGAGATCAGGACACAGCTTGAACAGTGGTATGAAGCGACAATGAAG ATCCTGAACGAGACTGTAGAGACTGAAAGACATTTTCTTGAGGCTTCCCAGCGGAAAGAGATGTATCTGGGCCTCAACAGCTTGCGGTTCCAGTACCTCCACATCGTCGTTATCCTTTTGAAAGGCGATAAGTCATCGGGGCATCTGAGATTGGAGGCTGCTAGAGAAGCTTTGTTTCTGCTTCCCTCGGTGGTTTCGAATTGGTCATCCGTCTACAACGGAGTTATTTG GCACCTTCTATACTACCCTTTTATCTCTTTCTTTGTAGTTTTCGAGAACCTCGTCCACAATCACCATCGGCAGTCGTCTATCGCAATCGATCAAGACCTGAAGCTGCTGTCAACGACGGTGTCGTACTTCGAGAGCATGCGAGCTCAGATGCGTCTTCTTGCCACACTTTGCAGTCGTCTAGAGCGCGTTGCAGCGGTATTTCTTCAGCTTGCAAAAAACCAAATATTTCAGCAAACTCCGTGCTCCAAGAACGATGGGATTGGCAATCCGTCGACTGTAGAGCACCCTTTCTGTAGCACGTCAACGGTATTCACCCGTCTCGGGGACGGCAATGGAGTTACAGATACCCACATGGGAAAAGAGGATCCCATCAACAAGAACCAGTCTGAGGCCGGACCTGTCTTCTGGGATGACGCCGAGTTTGAAAACTTCCTCAGTTGGCTTCCGGCTGACACGTTCGCTACTGGCCCTTTCACAGGGAGAGGGCATAGCGATGCCGCCCCGCTCGACGCAACTGCTTCCGCTGCGGAGGTTCCATCACTCGAGGGCTCGCGAGGTCGGAAAAGAACGTTTGATGCCACTTTTGACTGGTTTTCGTGGGACGCCTTCTACTCGGATACGGATCCTGGTCAGATAGTGCCTTGA